CATCTCTCTTTCGATTTCAATCTTCTTCCAgtccctctcttcctttcttcctttctatttcctcttttatttatttatttatatatagtattgttAATTAGTCTTCAGCTGAATTCCATCGAACAAGCCCCTATCGCAAGCATCTCTAAGGAATCTAACTTTGCCCGTTTGAACCACCACCAAAACCTTTGTTAGTTTCTAGTGATTTTccaaatctcttaataaaaaagTGCAGCATAGTGCTTCTATGTCATTGTTTTGTAATGTATCGTAATGGTCCAAGTAATTATGCCTGTGTGCTGCTTCAGCTGCTGTTCTAGATCGCTTAAGACCATAAATCTGAGTCTTTGTTTGAAATTTCAGAACCTGAGTGTCCATCAGTTTTAAATTTCCACTAATGGGTTTGATCAGTGCTGGTTAAAGTTGTATTCTTTAGCTGAAATTCACTTCCGCGCACGTTACAAATTCCCACAAATGGCTTCAAATGCTCGGTGTTGTATTAGGTGGTACATGCACTTTGGGTTTCATATATCTGTATCTTTGCTTTATACCTTAAATCCTCCATGCAGTGTTTAGTGTGCTGTTATTATCAGCTCATCTTTCATCTCGAAAACAAGTATTTTGCCCTCGGAATCATCTATTTCTATCACTTCCACCTGTACCAAGCCTAAGTTTTTCTGTCGTGgcaaagaaagagagatgaagGCTCTAGTTTTTCATTGCTCAATTGTCCTCAACTATAGGATCCATCTATCACTCTCCATGCTGGTTCATATATTTAGTTTCTTCAACTTTTAACATAATATATGTTTGGTAAATTTAGGTGCGTTCACCTTGATCCTGGATACTTCTCACTCAATTTTCAAATACTGTTGCTTTCTCCATGATAGTTTAACATTCAAGAACCTGATATTTAGACTTAATATATGCATGATGTATTCAAACATTATGTACTTTTGGAGTCATGTTCCTTAATATCTGTTAACGTGCTTGCTATATAGGTGTCTATGTCAATCGCCTGTGGCCTTCCCATCCTTGAGGGCGTATACTGTCTGGCCTGTGCTCGCTGGGTGTGGCAGAAATGCCTCTATACCGCTGGCCATGAAAGTGAAAACTGGGGCGTAGCTACAGTTGAAGAATTTGAGCCTGTGCCTCACCTTTGTCGCTTAATCTTAGCTGGCTATGAAGATGATATTCTTAGCCCGCTTTGGGCTCCTCCTGGAGGTTATGGAATTAATCCCGAGTGGGTAGTTGTACGTAAAGATTATGAAGAAACTGTAGGCCATGTTACTCCTTATATGATTTACCTTGATCACGATAAGGCCGATATAGTTCTAGCTGTTAGGGGACTCAATTTAGCTAAGGAAAGTGATTATACAGTTTTACTTGATAACAAATTGGGGCAGACTAAATTTGGTGGTGGGTATGTCCACAATGGGCTGTTAAAGGCAGCAGAGTGGGTTTTCGATGCAGAGTGTGAGGTTTTGAGGGAATTGGTTGAGAGGAACCCGAATTATACCTTGACATTTACTGGTCATTCTCTAGGAGCAGGGGTGGTTGCACTGTTGACAATGGTGGTAATTCAGAATCATGGAAAATTAGGGAACATTGAGAGAAAGAGGATCAGATGCTATGCTGTAGCTCCTCCTCGGTGTATGTCACTAAATTTGGCTGTCAGATATGCTGATATTATCAATTCTGTTGTACTCCAGGTATCATCATCACATTTCGTAGTTCCATTTTAGATATTTGTGCTTTTTCATCCATAGTTTAGTTCA
This window of the Juglans regia cultivar Chandler chromosome 12, Walnut 2.0, whole genome shotgun sequence genome carries:
- the LOC109021066 gene encoding uncharacterized protein LOC109021066: MSIACGLPILEGVYCLACARWVWQKCLYTAGHESENWGVATVEEFEPVPHLCRLILAGYEDDILSPLWAPPGGYGINPEWVVVRKDYEETVGHVTPYMIYLDHDKADIVLAVRGLNLAKESDYTVLLDNKLGQTKFGGGYVHNGLLKAAEWVFDAECEVLRELVERNPNYTLTFTGHSLGAGVVALLTMVVIQNHGKLGNIERKRIRCYAVAPPRCMSLNLAVRYADIINSVVLQDDFLPRTTSALEDVFKSLICLPCLLCLMCLKDTCTLEEKMLKDPRRLYAPGRLYHIVERKPLRLGRFPPVVRTAVPVDGRFEHMVISCNAASDHAIIWIERESQRALNLMLEKDKIMEIPPKQRMERQESLAREHSQEYMAALRRAIVLDIPQAYSPSAYGTFQETEGEHSSRSSKGISLLSSKKRKESWDGFVERLFDVNESGDMVFKKQ